In Tepidimonas taiwanensis, the following are encoded in one genomic region:
- a CDS encoding MerR family transcriptional regulator: protein MRIHTLAKRVGIDPDTVRFYEARGLLPQPRRLPNGYRDYDDADVQRLHFIRHCRALEMPLEEIQALLQVWEGTPSRHRDVHALIRAQQQRVRERLRALRALERQLQALLARCQHGPQQEPTGRCRVLDALAHDLCEASCGARHASPVSQSR, encoded by the coding sequence ATGCGCATCCACACCCTGGCCAAGCGGGTCGGCATCGATCCCGACACCGTTCGGTTCTACGAGGCGCGGGGCTTGCTGCCGCAGCCGCGGCGCCTGCCCAATGGCTATCGGGACTATGACGATGCCGACGTGCAGCGGCTGCACTTCATTCGGCACTGCCGCGCCTTGGAGATGCCGCTGGAGGAGATACAGGCTTTGCTGCAGGTATGGGAAGGTACGCCGTCGCGCCACCGGGATGTGCACGCGCTCATACGCGCGCAGCAGCAGCGCGTGCGCGAACGCCTGCGTGCCTTGCGCGCGTTGGAGCGTCAGCTGCAGGCCTTGCTGGCGCGCTGCCAACACGGGCCGCAACAGGAGCCGACAGGACGCTGCCGTGTTCTCGATGCGTTGGCACACGACCTGTGCGAGGCCTCTTGTGGCGCGCGCCACGCATCCCCTGTGTCTCAGTCCCGCTGA
- the glmS gene encoding glutamine--fructose-6-phosphate transaminase (isomerizing), whose translation MCGIVAAVASTDVVGVLVQGLQRLEYRGYDSCGLAVHRGAPLSGEPLGAAAPRGLVRARSTARVAELMGQVRAEGLRAATGIAHTRWATHGAPAVHNAHPHFSHGPGADAAGRAPRVALVHNGIIENHEALRAELQARGYVFESQTDTEVIAHLIDSLYDGDLLEAVRAATARLHGAYAIAVLHHDEPQRVVGARAGSPLVLGIGAEADGPAAHYLASDALALADVTNRIVFLAEGDLVDVSLGRYRIVGADGRALDAAARPVKTVQVGSQDVALGPYQHYMQKEIFEQPRALADTLEGVEGIVPELFDDHGIRSRAAWRVFGEIDRVLILACGTSYYAGCVARYWLEAIARIPTTVEIASEYRYRDSVPDPRTLVVTISQSGETADTLAALRHAQSLGMTNTLTICNVATSAMVRECELAYVTRAGVEIGVASTKAFTTQLAGLFLLTLALAQSKGRLSAEDEARHLRAMRHLPVALQAVLALEPQVIRWAEDFAAKEHALFLGRGLHYPIALEGALKLKEISYIHAEAYPAGELKHGPLALVTSAMPVVTVAPNDALLEKLKSNMQEVRARGGVLYVLADADTHITGGDGLHVIRMPEHYGALSPILHVVPLQLLAYHTACLRGTDVDKPRNLAKSVTVE comes from the coding sequence ATGTGTGGAATCGTCGCGGCCGTGGCGAGCACGGATGTGGTGGGCGTGCTGGTGCAGGGTTTGCAGCGCCTGGAGTATCGTGGCTATGACTCGTGCGGACTGGCCGTGCATCGCGGGGCGCCGCTCTCAGGGGAGCCGCTGGGCGCAGCGGCGCCGCGGGGGCTGGTCCGCGCGCGCAGCACCGCGCGCGTGGCCGAACTGATGGGCCAGGTGCGCGCGGAGGGTTTGCGCGCCGCCACGGGCATCGCCCACACGCGCTGGGCCACGCACGGCGCGCCGGCGGTGCACAACGCGCACCCGCACTTCAGCCACGGGCCGGGGGCGGACGCGGCCGGGCGGGCGCCGCGCGTGGCCCTGGTGCACAACGGCATCATCGAAAACCACGAGGCGCTGCGCGCCGAGCTGCAAGCGCGCGGCTACGTTTTCGAAAGCCAGACCGACACCGAGGTCATCGCGCACCTGATCGACAGCCTCTACGACGGCGACCTGCTGGAGGCGGTGCGCGCGGCCACCGCCCGGCTGCATGGGGCGTATGCGATCGCGGTGCTGCACCACGACGAGCCGCAGCGCGTGGTGGGCGCGCGCGCCGGCTCGCCGCTGGTGCTCGGCATCGGTGCCGAAGCGGACGGCCCCGCGGCGCACTACCTCGCCAGCGACGCGCTGGCGCTGGCTGACGTGACGAACCGCATCGTCTTTCTGGCCGAGGGCGATCTGGTGGACGTGTCGCTGGGCCGCTACCGCATCGTCGGCGCGGATGGGCGCGCGCTGGACGCGGCGGCGCGGCCGGTCAAGACCGTGCAGGTCGGCAGCCAGGACGTGGCCCTCGGCCCGTACCAGCACTACATGCAAAAAGAAATCTTCGAGCAGCCGCGGGCGCTGGCCGACACGCTCGAGGGGGTCGAGGGCATCGTGCCGGAGCTGTTCGACGACCACGGCATCCGCAGCCGCGCGGCGTGGCGGGTGTTTGGCGAGATCGACCGCGTGCTCATCCTCGCTTGCGGCACGAGCTACTACGCGGGCTGCGTGGCGCGCTACTGGCTGGAGGCCATCGCGCGCATCCCGACCACGGTGGAGATTGCCAGCGAGTACCGCTACCGCGATAGCGTGCCCGATCCGCGCACGCTCGTCGTCACCATCAGCCAAAGCGGCGAGACCGCCGACACGCTCGCGGCGCTGCGCCACGCGCAGTCGTTGGGGATGACGAATACGCTGACCATCTGCAACGTCGCCACCAGTGCGATGGTGCGCGAGTGTGAACTCGCCTACGTCACGCGCGCGGGGGTTGAGATCGGCGTGGCCAGCACGAAGGCCTTCACGACGCAGCTTGCCGGGTTGTTTTTGCTGACGTTGGCGCTGGCGCAGTCCAAGGGGCGTCTGAGCGCCGAGGACGAGGCGCGCCACCTGCGCGCGATGCGCCACCTGCCCGTCGCGTTGCAGGCCGTGCTGGCGCTGGAGCCGCAGGTCATCCGCTGGGCGGAGGACTTCGCCGCCAAGGAGCACGCGCTGTTTCTCGGCCGCGGGCTGCACTATCCCATCGCGCTCGAGGGCGCGCTCAAGCTCAAGGAAATCAGCTACATCCACGCCGAGGCTTATCCGGCTGGCGAGCTCAAGCACGGCCCGCTGGCGCTGGTCACCAGCGCGATGCCGGTGGTGACCGTGGCCCCGAACGACGCGCTGCTGGAAAAGCTCAAGAGCAACATGCAGGAGGTGCGCGCGCGCGGCGGCGTGCTCTATGTGCTCGCCGACGCGGACACGCACATCACCGGCGGCGACGGCCTGCACGTCATCCGCATGCCCGAGCACTACGGGGCGCTCAGCCCCATCCTGCACGTGGTGCCGCTGCAGCTGCTGGCCTACCACACCGCCTGCTTGCGCGGCACCGACGTGGACAAGCCGCGCAACCTGGCCAAGAGCGTGACGGTGGAGTGA
- the cobA gene encoding uroporphyrinogen-III C-methyltransferase: MGTVVFIGAGAGAADLITVRGLRWLQRADVVLADALADPALREHAPQARWIDVGKRGFCHATAQADIDAMLLQLASQHAVVVRLKGGDPSVFGRLEEELAVVRGAGHTTEVVPGITAALAAAADLQRPLTRRGRGRSVALTTAMTREGDLSGGCHADTEVFYMAGKQLPALAERLLEAGWHPDTPVLAVSRAGWPDVRYSQHTVRMLASASDQHSGRPTVVIVGAGATPVA, encoded by the coding sequence ATGGGCACGGTCGTGTTCATTGGTGCCGGCGCGGGGGCGGCCGACCTGATCACGGTGCGCGGCTTGCGGTGGCTGCAGCGCGCCGACGTCGTACTGGCCGACGCACTGGCCGACCCCGCGCTGCGCGAGCATGCGCCCCAAGCGCGCTGGATCGACGTGGGCAAACGGGGCTTTTGTCACGCCACCGCGCAGGCCGACATCGATGCCATGCTGCTCCAACTGGCCAGCCAACATGCGGTGGTGGTGCGCCTCAAGGGGGGTGACCCCAGTGTGTTCGGTCGACTCGAGGAAGAACTGGCGGTGGTGCGCGGCGCAGGGCACACCACGGAGGTCGTTCCCGGCATCACAGCGGCGCTGGCCGCTGCGGCCGATCTTCAGCGCCCGCTGACGCGGCGTGGCCGCGGCCGCAGCGTGGCGCTGACCACGGCCATGACGCGCGAAGGCGATCTCAGCGGTGGCTGTCACGCCGATACGGAAGTGTTTTACATGGCGGGCAAACAACTGCCGGCTCTGGCGGAGCGTTTGCTGGAGGCGGGCTGGCACCCGGACACCCCGGTGCTGGCCGTCTCTCGCGCGGGCTGGCCCGACGTACGCTACAGCCAGCATACCGTCCGTATGCTGGCAAGCGCCAGCGACCAACACAGCGGCCGACCAACCGTCGTGATCGTGGGGGCCGGTGCCACCCCGGTGGCTTGA
- a CDS encoding Lrp/AsnC family transcriptional regulator, whose amino-acid sequence MNVFSIDPLDLDPLDWQLLDALQTDASQPLQALAARHGVSAATVLRRVRRLEAAGLIERRVAILQPERVAAFAGEGLTAIVEIGLERQGEEHAAAFEARAVAEPCVQQCYRVSAGPDFVLVVAARDMRDYHALAQRLFTADANVRQVKAYFSVRRAKFDPRLPLPSTAAHQPTSSADA is encoded by the coding sequence ATGAACGTTTTTTCCATAGACCCGCTGGACTTAGACCCGCTGGACTGGCAGCTGCTCGACGCCCTCCAGACCGACGCCAGCCAGCCGCTGCAGGCGCTGGCGGCACGCCACGGGGTTTCCGCGGCGACCGTGCTGCGGCGCGTGCGCCGGCTGGAGGCGGCGGGGCTGATCGAGCGGCGGGTCGCGATCCTGCAGCCGGAACGCGTCGCGGCGTTCGCGGGTGAGGGGCTGACTGCGATCGTCGAAATCGGGCTGGAACGCCAGGGCGAGGAGCACGCGGCGGCGTTCGAGGCACGCGCCGTCGCCGAACCGTGCGTGCAGCAGTGCTACCGCGTCAGCGCCGGCCCGGATTTCGTGCTCGTCGTGGCCGCCCGCGACATGCGCGACTACCACGCGCTGGCACAGCGCCTGTTCACCGCCGACGCCAACGTGCGCCAGGTCAAGGCCTATTTCAGCGTGCGCCGCGCCAAGTTCGACCCGCGCCTGCCCCTGCCCAGCACGGCTGCCCACCAACCAACCTCATCAGCCGACGCATGA
- the glmU gene encoding bifunctional UDP-N-acetylglucosamine diphosphorylase/glucosamine-1-phosphate N-acetyltransferase GlmU has protein sequence MARPVDVVILAAGKGTRMKSALPKVLQRLGGRPLLGHVLAVAGALGARRTVVVTGHGADAVEAALPGLAPGLAVQAVRQMPQLGTGHAVQQALPLLDDDGVTLVLSGDVPLTRPETLAALIAAQTAAGLDALALLTVTLDDPHGYGRIVRDDQGAVRAIVEEKDATDAQRRLTEVYSGILAAPTARLRQWLARLDNRNAQGEYYLTDVVGHAVADGAPVVAHRITDAVEVAGVNSPAQLAALERAHQRRVADALMAQGVRLADPARLDVRGELVCGQDVEIDVNCVFEGRVVLGDGVRVGANCVIANATVEAGAVIHPFTHIDGEAAGVVVGPGARVGPFARLRPGTRLGADVHIGNFVEVKNSTLGTGAKANHLAYLGDATVGERVNYGAGSITANYDGANKHRTVIEADVHVGSNCVLVAPVTLGAGGTVGAGSTITKDTPAGALTVARAKPVTVMGWQRPTKKRPDAA, from the coding sequence ATGGCCCGCCCCGTCGATGTCGTGATTTTGGCCGCTGGCAAAGGCACGCGCATGAAAAGCGCGTTGCCCAAGGTGTTGCAGCGGCTGGGCGGGCGGCCGCTGCTCGGTCATGTCCTCGCGGTGGCGGGCGCGCTGGGGGCGCGCCGCACGGTGGTGGTGACGGGCCACGGGGCCGATGCGGTGGAGGCGGCGCTGCCGGGGCTGGCCCCGGGGCTGGCGGTGCAGGCCGTGCGGCAGATGCCGCAGCTGGGCACCGGCCACGCGGTGCAGCAGGCGCTGCCGCTGCTCGACGACGACGGGGTGACGCTGGTGTTGTCTGGCGATGTTCCGCTGACGCGGCCCGAGACGCTGGCTGCGCTCATCGCGGCGCAGACGGCCGCGGGGCTCGACGCGCTGGCGCTGCTGACGGTGACGCTGGACGACCCGCACGGCTACGGGCGCATCGTGCGCGACGACCAGGGTGCGGTGCGCGCGATCGTCGAGGAAAAGGACGCGACGGACGCGCAGCGCCGACTCACCGAGGTCTACAGCGGGATCCTGGCCGCACCCACGGCGCGGCTGCGCCAGTGGCTCGCGCGGCTGGACAACCGCAACGCCCAGGGGGAGTACTACCTGACCGACGTGGTGGGCCACGCGGTGGCCGACGGCGCGCCGGTGGTCGCCCACCGCATCACCGACGCGGTCGAGGTCGCGGGCGTCAACAGCCCGGCGCAGCTGGCAGCCTTGGAGCGCGCCCATCAGCGCCGCGTGGCCGACGCGCTGATGGCGCAGGGGGTGCGGCTCGCCGACCCGGCGCGATTGGACGTGCGAGGGGAGCTCGTTTGCGGGCAGGACGTGGAGATCGACGTCAACTGCGTCTTCGAAGGGCGCGTGGTGCTCGGTGACGGTGTGCGCGTCGGCGCGAACTGCGTGATCGCGAATGCCACGGTCGAGGCCGGCGCCGTGATCCACCCGTTCACGCACATCGACGGGGAGGCCGCGGGTGTCGTCGTCGGCCCCGGCGCGCGGGTGGGGCCATTCGCCCGCCTGCGCCCGGGCACGCGGCTCGGGGCGGACGTGCACATCGGCAATTTCGTCGAAGTGAAGAACAGCACGCTCGGCACCGGCGCCAAGGCCAACCACCTGGCGTACCTGGGCGACGCCACGGTGGGCGAGCGCGTCAACTACGGCGCGGGCAGCATCACCGCCAACTACGACGGCGCCAACAAGCACCGCACCGTGATCGAAGCCGACGTGCACGTCGGCAGCAACTGCGTGCTGGTCGCGCCGGTCACGCTCGGCGCGGGGGGCACGGTCGGCGCCGGTAGCACCATCACCAAGGACACGCCCGCGGGGGCACTGACGGTGGCGCGGGCCAAGCCGGTGACGGTCATGGGCTGGCAGCGTCCCACGAAGAAGCGCCCGGACGCCGCTTGA
- the mnmH gene encoding tRNA 2-selenouridine(34) synthase MnmH, which produces MAVKPDIVTLDRIGEFDTLIDARTPAEFALDHLPGAVNLPVLDDEQRRLVGTIYKQAGAFEARRIGGAWVARNIARHVERTMQDKPAHWRPLVYCWRGGQRSGSFVLWLRQIGWAAAQLQGGYKGYRRWVVEQLQALPPTLRWRVVGGPTGSGKTRLLRALAARGAQVLDLEALARHRGSILGAWPDGQPQPSQKAFDTALVDALRRFDPARPVWVEAESRKIGAVQLPQALVDALQRAPRVQVEAPFAARLALVLEDYAWLGRDRQALAQRLTALRGLQPNDTLARWQTWALAGRLTELFAELMTHHYDPLYRRSQDRSGVPPWRTVPVAALDADGLNRAASDLLNDTGQGTHA; this is translated from the coding sequence ATGGCCGTCAAGCCCGATATTGTCACGCTGGATCGCATCGGCGAGTTCGATACGCTGATCGACGCGCGCACGCCGGCGGAGTTTGCGCTCGACCACCTGCCGGGGGCGGTCAACCTGCCGGTGCTCGACGACGAGCAGCGTCGCCTCGTCGGCACGATCTACAAGCAGGCCGGCGCGTTCGAGGCGCGGCGCATCGGCGGTGCGTGGGTGGCGCGCAATATCGCCCGCCATGTGGAGCGCACGATGCAGGACAAGCCCGCGCATTGGCGGCCGCTGGTGTACTGCTGGCGCGGCGGGCAGCGCAGCGGTTCGTTCGTGCTGTGGCTGCGCCAGATCGGCTGGGCGGCAGCACAGTTGCAGGGGGGGTACAAGGGTTACCGGCGCTGGGTCGTGGAGCAGTTGCAGGCCCTGCCCCCGACGCTGCGCTGGCGGGTCGTCGGTGGACCCACGGGCAGCGGCAAGACGCGCCTGCTGCGGGCGCTGGCGGCGCGCGGGGCCCAGGTGCTGGACCTGGAGGCGCTGGCGCGTCACCGGGGGTCGATCCTGGGCGCGTGGCCCGACGGACAGCCGCAGCCGAGCCAGAAGGCGTTCGACACGGCGCTGGTGGACGCGCTGCGCCGCTTCGACCCCGCCCGACCCGTCTGGGTGGAGGCGGAGAGCCGCAAGATCGGCGCGGTACAGCTGCCGCAGGCGCTGGTGGACGCGCTGCAGCGGGCACCGCGCGTGCAGGTCGAGGCGCCGTTCGCCGCCCGGCTGGCGCTGGTGCTGGAAGACTACGCCTGGCTGGGTCGTGACCGGCAGGCGCTGGCCCAGCGACTGACCGCCTTGCGCGGCCTGCAGCCCAACGACACGCTGGCGCGCTGGCAGACCTGGGCGCTGGCGGGGCGGCTGACCGAGCTGTTCGCGGAGCTCATGACGCACCACTACGATCCGCTCTACCGGCGCTCGCAAGATCGCTCGGGAGTGCCGCCGTGGCGCACCGTGCCGGTGGCGGCGCTGGATGCGGACGGGCTGAACCGAGCCGCGTCGGATCTGCTGAACGACACGGGCCAGGGAACCCACGCATGA
- a CDS encoding sulfite exporter TauE/SafE family protein, which translates to MIEWAYVAGGAVVGFIVGLTGVGGGSLMTPLLLYGFGVSPSVAVGTDLLFAGLTKGVGVWSFARRGLVPWRVVRDLGGASVAGVAAMLLVLHTVGAASKEVEQAIRVALGVMLLLTAMATAIKVMQAGWRWRATPAPVLPPADDETAQRPRWRWAPWGFGAAIGALVVLTSVGAGAVGVVALMAIYPRLPMARVVAADVTYAVPVTLIAGLGHAALLGTVDWALLGWLLLGSWPGIWLGSRLVQHAPVAWLRTALSAMLGWVGIKLLGVV; encoded by the coding sequence ATGATCGAATGGGCATATGTAGCGGGCGGCGCGGTCGTGGGGTTCATCGTCGGGCTGACGGGCGTCGGCGGCGGGTCGCTGATGACGCCGCTTTTGCTGTACGGATTTGGTGTGTCACCGTCGGTGGCGGTGGGGACCGACCTGCTGTTCGCGGGGCTGACCAAGGGCGTGGGGGTGTGGTCGTTCGCCCGCCGGGGCCTGGTGCCGTGGCGCGTGGTGCGCGACCTGGGCGGTGCCAGCGTCGCAGGGGTGGCGGCGATGCTGCTGGTGCTGCACACGGTCGGTGCAGCGAGCAAGGAGGTGGAGCAGGCGATTCGCGTCGCTCTCGGGGTGATGCTGCTATTGACTGCGATGGCCACCGCCATCAAAGTCATGCAGGCCGGCTGGCGCTGGCGCGCGACCCCTGCACCGGTGTTGCCTCCTGCGGACGACGAGACGGCCCAGCGGCCCCGCTGGCGCTGGGCGCCGTGGGGGTTCGGTGCGGCGATCGGTGCGCTGGTCGTGCTGACCTCGGTGGGGGCCGGTGCAGTGGGCGTGGTCGCGCTGATGGCGATCTATCCGCGCCTGCCGATGGCCCGCGTCGTCGCCGCCGACGTCACCTACGCCGTGCCGGTGACGCTGATCGCGGGTCTTGGGCACGCGGCGCTGCTCGGGACGGTGGACTGGGCGCTGCTGGGCTGGCTGTTGCTGGGGTCATGGCCCGGGATCTGGCTGGGCAGCCGCCTCGTGCAGCACGCACCGGTGGCGTGGTTGCGCACAGCGCTGTCCGCGATGCTGGGCTGGGTGGGGATCAAATTGTTGGGGGTGGTTTGA
- the selD gene encoding selenide, water dikinase SelD yields the protein MNTETRDPNRLTAWAHGGGCGCKIAPAVLQRLLAQVPAHLAPPELLVGTATSDDAAVYRLRDDLALVATTDFFTPVVDDAFDFGAIAATNALSDVYAMGGEPLLALALVGMPINQLPELVIGRVLEGGAHACRAAGVVLAGGHSIDTVEPIYGLAAIGTVHPAHVKTNAGARPGDVLVLGKPLGVGILSAALKKGLLDADGYREMRRWTTLLNRAGAALARLPGVHAMTDVTGFGLAGHLLEMCRPAGLVATVDAGAVPVLDVSRALLADGIATGASGRNWASYGDAVDLTALPADDHSAWQTIITDPQTSGGLLVACAPDALDAVQAAFTAAQGQPGWVIGTLAPAAKAALPGVRLR from the coding sequence ATGAACACCGAAACACGCGACCCCAACCGCCTGACCGCGTGGGCGCACGGCGGCGGCTGCGGCTGCAAGATCGCCCCGGCGGTGCTGCAGCGGCTGCTGGCGCAGGTGCCGGCCCACTTGGCACCGCCCGAACTGCTGGTGGGCACCGCCACCAGCGACGATGCGGCAGTCTACCGCCTGCGCGACGATCTGGCGCTGGTGGCGACGACGGACTTTTTCACCCCGGTGGTGGACGACGCGTTCGACTTTGGCGCCATCGCCGCGACCAACGCGCTGTCCGACGTGTATGCGATGGGGGGCGAGCCACTGCTGGCGTTGGCGCTGGTCGGCATGCCGATCAACCAGTTGCCGGAATTGGTCATCGGCCGCGTGCTCGAAGGCGGCGCGCACGCCTGCCGCGCGGCGGGGGTCGTGCTGGCCGGGGGGCATTCGATCGACACCGTGGAGCCGATCTACGGCCTGGCCGCGATCGGCACCGTGCACCCGGCCCACGTCAAGACGAACGCCGGCGCACGGCCCGGCGACGTGCTGGTCCTGGGCAAGCCGCTGGGCGTCGGGATCCTGTCCGCCGCGCTGAAAAAGGGGCTACTCGACGCCGACGGCTACCGCGAGATGCGGCGCTGGACCACGCTGCTCAACCGCGCCGGTGCGGCGCTGGCGCGGCTGCCCGGGGTGCACGCGATGACGGACGTCACGGGCTTCGGCCTCGCCGGCCACCTGCTGGAGATGTGCCGCCCGGCGGGCCTCGTCGCCACGGTGGACGCAGGCGCCGTGCCGGTGCTGGACGTCAGTCGCGCGCTGCTCGCTGATGGCATCGCCACTGGTGCCTCTGGCCGCAATTGGGCCAGCTACGGCGACGCCGTGGACCTGACGGCGCTACCCGCCGACGACCACAGCGCATGGCAGACGATCATCACCGATCCGCAGACCAGCGGCGGGCTGCTGGTGGCCTGCGCGCCGGACGCGCTCGACGCGGTGCAGGCCGCCTTCACCGCCGCGCAGGGGCAACCGGGGTGGGTCATCGGCACCCTCGCTCCCGCCGCCAAGGCTGCCTTGCCCGGTGTGCGATTGCGCTGA
- a CDS encoding metal ABC transporter solute-binding protein, Zn/Mn family — protein sequence MTAWEMVGGRWMSRWVRGPRRQRAHWRLAVALCLGGWQVLVGAANAAPTEAAGPVPVVTSFSILGDIVQQVGGDRVSVRALVGPEMDAHVYQPKPADARAVAAAKLLVVNGLGYEGWLERLLRSAGYRGELVRVTDGIEPLPAVAPQPSKAHAAAPRRGHAHGHDHDHDHDHGAFDPHAWQDVRNVMVYAQRIADALCRVDAPSCDGYRQRAQAYQQTLRALDADIRSAWAAIPAEQRKIVTSHDAFRYYGNAYGVTFLPAQGVSTASEPSAAGVARLIRQIRAEGVRAVFVERLTDPRLVQRIARESGVQPASEPLYSDALSRADGAAPDYVRLMRHNTQAMVTAVRGATP from the coding sequence ATGACCGCATGGGAGATGGTTGGTGGCCGCTGGATGAGCCGCTGGGTTCGCGGACCCAGGCGACAGCGGGCGCATTGGCGGCTGGCCGTCGCCTTGTGTCTGGGTGGTTGGCAGGTGTTGGTGGGTGCGGCCAATGCCGCACCCACCGAGGCGGCTGGCCCAGTGCCCGTGGTGACGAGTTTCAGCATCCTGGGCGATATCGTGCAGCAAGTCGGCGGCGATCGGGTGAGTGTGCGCGCGCTGGTGGGGCCTGAGATGGATGCCCACGTCTACCAGCCCAAACCCGCCGACGCGCGCGCCGTGGCGGCAGCCAAGCTGTTGGTGGTCAACGGCCTGGGGTATGAGGGGTGGTTGGAGCGGCTGCTGCGCAGCGCCGGGTACCGCGGCGAGCTGGTGCGCGTGACCGATGGGATCGAGCCGCTGCCGGCAGTTGCGCCGCAGCCCTCCAAAGCGCACGCGGCAGCACCGCGCCGCGGTCATGCGCACGGCCATGACCACGACCATGACCACGACCATGGCGCCTTCGATCCGCACGCGTGGCAGGATGTGCGCAACGTCATGGTTTATGCGCAACGCATCGCCGACGCGCTGTGCCGGGTGGATGCCCCTTCTTGCGATGGGTATCGCCAGCGTGCGCAGGCCTACCAGCAGACGTTGCGCGCGCTCGACGCCGATATTCGCTCGGCATGGGCCGCCATACCGGCCGAGCAGCGCAAAATCGTCACCTCTCACGATGCTTTTCGCTACTACGGCAACGCGTATGGCGTGACGTTTTTGCCGGCGCAGGGGGTGAGCACGGCCAGTGAGCCGTCCGCTGCGGGTGTCGCGCGGCTCATCCGGCAGATTCGGGCGGAGGGTGTACGGGCGGTGTTCGTGGAGCGCCTGACCGACCCACGACTCGTGCAGCGCATCGCGCGCGAGTCAGGGGTCCAACCCGCCAGCGAGCCGTTGTATTCCGACGCGCTGTCGCGCGCCGACGGCGCCGCCCCAGACTACGTTCGCCTGATGCGCCACAACACGCAGGCGATGGTCACTGCCGTGCGCGGCGCCACACCCTGA
- a CDS encoding DUF3429 domain-containing protein, whose amino-acid sequence MTMSERDDTHHEAPMPTAAAWLGYGGLLPFAGGAAGVWLTAGFAQSAIGAALLCYGGAILSFLGGIHWGWGAQAGADRVGARLVWSVVPSLWAAFAMTLGLLTGPRVGYAALVAGLLLWRVLEVAACPPGPVAPWYPRLRRHLTFGAASCLALAAVASPA is encoded by the coding sequence ATGACGATGAGCGAACGCGACGACACCCACCACGAGGCACCGATGCCGACCGCCGCTGCGTGGCTTGGCTACGGTGGGTTGCTGCCGTTTGCGGGCGGAGCCGCGGGGGTTTGGCTGACCGCCGGATTCGCGCAGTCCGCGATCGGTGCGGCGCTGTTGTGCTACGGCGGCGCCATCCTGAGTTTTCTCGGGGGCATCCACTGGGGTTGGGGGGCGCAGGCCGGTGCCGACCGGGTCGGGGCACGTCTGGTCTGGTCGGTGGTCCCGTCGCTGTGGGCGGCGTTTGCCATGACCTTGGGGCTGCTCACCGGGCCGCGTGTGGGCTATGCGGCGCTCGTCGCGGGCCTGCTGTTGTGGCGGGTGCTAGAGGTGGCGGCCTGCCCGCCCGGTCCGGTGGCGCCCTGGTACCCCCGGTTGCGCCGGCACCTGACGTTTGGGGCCGCGTCGTGTCTGGCCTTGGCGGCCGTGGCATCGCCGGCCTGA
- a CDS encoding cation transporter, which yields MSIHLGHTHAHDHACPSLLSAAQAQRYGRVLWWALALNAAMFVLEAAAGIAAGSQALLADAIDFAGDAFNYAVSLAVLGATAVWRARAALFKAASMLLFGVYVLVRTAWAAYSGTLPHAATMGVVGMLALATNLAVAWMLYRYREGDANMRSVWLCSRNDAIGNVAVMLAAAGVFGTRHGWPDWIVAGGMALLALQAGWAVWRQARRELRAHAAAAPCTGH from the coding sequence ATGTCGATTCACCTCGGGCACACCCACGCACACGACCACGCCTGCCCTTCGTTGCTGTCGGCAGCGCAAGCACAACGCTACGGACGCGTTCTGTGGTGGGCGCTCGCACTCAACGCGGCGATGTTTGTGCTGGAGGCTGCGGCGGGCATCGCCGCGGGATCACAGGCGCTGTTGGCCGACGCCATCGACTTCGCGGGCGACGCCTTCAACTACGCCGTCTCCTTGGCGGTACTGGGTGCCACCGCCGTCTGGCGTGCGCGCGCAGCCCTGTTCAAAGCGGCCAGTATGCTGTTGTTTGGCGTATACGTGCTGGTGCGCACCGCCTGGGCGGCTTACAGCGGCACCCTGCCACACGCCGCGACGATGGGTGTGGTGGGGATGTTGGCGCTGGCGACCAACTTGGCCGTGGCGTGGATGCTGTACCGCTATCGCGAGGGGGATGCCAACATGCGCAGCGTGTGGTTGTGCTCGCGCAACGACGCCATTGGCAACGTCGCGGTGATGCTGGCGGCTGCAGGGGTATTTGGAACCCGGCACGGGTGGCCTGACTGGATCGTCGCCGGCGGTATGGCGCTGCTGGCACTGCAAGCAGGCTGGGCCGTGTGGCGGCAAGCCCGGCGTGAACTGCGCGCCCATGCCGCGGCGGCACCGTGTACCGGTCACTGA